A region of Vibrio chagasii DNA encodes the following proteins:
- a CDS encoding MATE family efflux transporter has protein sequence MSNSISRQFWRYTIPTVAAMLVNGLYQVVDGIFIGRYVGADGLAGINVAWPVIGSILGLGMLVGVGTGALVSIRQGEKDTQGAKQILATGLTLLLAITPIVSILLYLFADNFLLWQGAEGRVYELGLQYLHILIGASVFTLGSIAMPFLLRNDDSPNLATILMIIGAVINIVLDYLLIALFGWELMGAALATAIAQFVVTALGLAYFFSRRANLRLRWSELRLKLAVIPQIFAIGTSSFFMYAYGSMMVALHNALFSQYGDQLMIGAYAILGYIVTVYYLTAEGIANGMQPLVSYNHGARNQANIRKLLKIAMSSSVLIGFAFVLLLNVFPREFVSVFNSDEPQLVEYTVLGIRLHMFALALDGFLVVAGAYYQAVNKGSKAMFVTVGNMLIQLPFLYIMPKLYGVPGIWIAYPLSNIALSAVVMVMLYKDVKKLDASPMETATA, from the coding sequence ATGAGTAACTCAATTAGTCGTCAATTTTGGCGATACACAATCCCAACGGTAGCGGCGATGCTGGTTAATGGCCTCTACCAAGTGGTGGATGGCATCTTTATTGGTCGTTATGTCGGCGCTGATGGGCTAGCGGGTATCAACGTCGCGTGGCCGGTGATCGGTTCGATTCTTGGCCTAGGTATGCTGGTGGGTGTCGGTACTGGAGCGCTGGTATCGATTCGCCAAGGTGAAAAAGACACTCAAGGTGCTAAGCAGATCTTAGCTACGGGTTTGACTTTGTTGTTAGCCATAACCCCCATTGTTTCTATATTGCTGTATCTGTTTGCCGATAACTTTTTGCTTTGGCAGGGCGCAGAAGGGCGAGTGTATGAACTTGGTTTGCAGTACTTACACATCTTGATTGGCGCCAGCGTGTTTACCTTGGGTTCCATCGCGATGCCGTTTCTACTGCGCAACGACGATAGCCCGAACCTAGCGACTATCCTGATGATTATTGGTGCGGTCATTAATATCGTTCTGGATTACCTGCTTATCGCCCTATTTGGATGGGAATTGATGGGCGCGGCATTGGCTACAGCGATTGCTCAGTTTGTGGTAACGGCTTTGGGTCTCGCTTACTTTTTCTCACGTCGTGCAAACCTTCGTTTACGTTGGAGTGAGTTGAGATTGAAGCTTGCGGTAATCCCACAGATTTTCGCGATTGGTACATCAAGCTTCTTTATGTACGCTTATGGCTCAATGATGGTGGCATTGCACAACGCTTTGTTCTCTCAATATGGCGACCAGTTGATGATTGGTGCTTACGCTATTTTGGGCTACATCGTGACGGTTTATTACCTAACTGCGGAAGGTATCGCTAACGGTATGCAGCCATTGGTGAGCTACAACCATGGTGCACGTAACCAAGCGAATATTCGCAAGTTGCTTAAGATTGCTATGTCGAGTTCTGTCTTGATTGGTTTCGCGTTTGTATTGTTATTGAACGTGTTCCCACGTGAGTTTGTTTCAGTGTTTAACTCGGACGAACCTCAGCTAGTTGAGTACACCGTATTGGGTATTCGACTGCACATGTTCGCATTGGCGCTTGATGGCTTCTTAGTGGTTGCGGGGGCTTACTACCAGGCGGTGAACAAAGGTAGTAAGGCTATGTTCGTGACGGTAGGTAACATGCTGATTCAACTGCCGTTCCTGTACATTATGCCTAAGTTGTATGGTGTGCCGGGGATCTGGATTGCGTATCCACTGTCTAATATCGCGTTGAGCGCGGTGGTGATGGTGATGCTCTACAAAGATGTAAAGAAGCTCGACGCCTCGCCGATGGAAACCGCAACGGCATAG
- a CDS encoding U32 family peptidase gives MKYALGPLLYFWPKQDVESFYEQAKSSSADIIYLGEAVCSKRREMKAKHWMDIAKELSASGKQVVLSTMALLEAPSEVNIMKKYIDNGDFSIEANDVSAIQLASESKVPFVVGPAVNTYNARTLNLFLKQGMTRWCMPVELSREWLSNVMTQCEELNIRNKFEVEVFSHGYLPLAYSARCFTARAENKAKDDCETCCIKYPTGLQVESQEGQSVFNLNGIQTQSGYCYNLVNDLPNMHDLVDVVRLSPLGVDTFSEINNFRANEQGQNPMKIESRQCNGYWHQLAGLDVKNI, from the coding sequence ATGAAATACGCATTAGGCCCTCTACTTTATTTTTGGCCAAAACAAGACGTTGAAAGCTTCTATGAGCAAGCAAAATCAAGCTCAGCAGACATCATCTACCTAGGTGAAGCCGTATGTTCAAAGCGTCGCGAGATGAAAGCAAAACACTGGATGGACATTGCTAAAGAGCTGTCTGCATCAGGTAAGCAGGTAGTTCTGTCGACTATGGCGTTGTTGGAGGCACCTAGCGAAGTCAATATCATGAAGAAGTACATTGATAACGGTGACTTTTCCATTGAAGCGAACGATGTATCTGCTATTCAACTGGCGAGCGAAAGCAAAGTACCATTCGTAGTAGGCCCAGCAGTAAACACTTACAATGCACGCACGCTGAACTTATTCTTAAAGCAAGGTATGACGCGTTGGTGTATGCCGGTCGAGCTTTCTCGTGAATGGCTGAGCAATGTGATGACACAGTGCGAAGAGTTGAACATCCGCAACAAGTTTGAAGTCGAAGTGTTCAGCCACGGCTACTTACCGCTAGCGTATTCAGCTCGCTGCTTTACGGCTCGTGCAGAGAACAAAGCTAAAGATGATTGTGAGACCTGCTGTATCAAGTACCCAACAGGCCTTCAAGTTGAGAGCCAAGAGGGTCAGTCTGTCTTCAACCTTAACGGCATCCAGACTCAATCTGGCTACTGCTACAACTTGGTGAATGACTTGCCAAACATGCATGACTTAGTGGATGTGGTTCGTTTAAGCCCACTTGGCGTTGATACCTTCTCTGAAATCAATAACTTCAGAGCCAACGAACAGGGTCAAAACCCAATGAAGATTGAGAGCCGCCAGTGTAATGGCTACTGGCATCAGCTTGCAGGTTTAGACGTTAAAAACATCTAA
- a CDS encoding U32 family peptidase, giving the protein MELLCPAGNLPALKTAIDCGADAVYIGFKDDTNARHFAGLNFAGKKLDRAVQYVHDHNKKIHVALNTFAHPNGFERWTNAVDNAAALGVDALIIADIAVLEYAANKYPDLELHLSVQASATNAAAIDFYHKNFNVKRVVLPRVLSIHQVKQLSRNITSDVDLEVFAFGSLCIMAEGRCYLSSYMTGESPNTVGACSPAKYVRWQETETGLESRLNEILIDKYVAGENAGYPTLCKGRFEADIDGERKRYHALEEPTSLNTLSMLPELFAANVASVKIEGRQRSPAYVEQVTRTWRAAIDRYLANPEQYQVEQAWNATLANVSEGTQTTLGAYHRKWQ; this is encoded by the coding sequence ATGGAACTCTTATGCCCAGCGGGTAACTTACCTGCTTTGAAAACCGCCATTGATTGCGGTGCGGATGCTGTTTATATCGGATTCAAAGACGATACCAATGCCCGACACTTTGCAGGCCTTAACTTTGCGGGTAAAAAGCTCGATCGTGCTGTGCAGTATGTACATGACCACAACAAGAAAATTCATGTTGCTTTAAATACGTTTGCTCACCCAAATGGCTTCGAACGTTGGACTAACGCCGTGGACAACGCAGCCGCTCTGGGTGTTGATGCACTGATCATCGCTGACATCGCTGTGCTTGAGTACGCTGCAAACAAATATCCAGACCTAGAACTGCACCTATCAGTTCAAGCTTCTGCAACCAATGCCGCTGCGATCGACTTCTACCACAAGAACTTCAACGTAAAACGTGTCGTACTGCCACGCGTATTGTCGATTCATCAGGTCAAACAGCTTTCTCGCAACATCACTTCTGACGTTGACCTCGAGGTATTCGCTTTCGGTAGTTTATGTATCATGGCTGAAGGTCGTTGCTACCTATCTTCATACATGACAGGTGAGTCACCAAACACGGTTGGCGCTTGTTCTCCGGCGAAATACGTTCGCTGGCAAGAGACTGAAACCGGCCTAGAATCTCGTTTGAATGAGATCCTTATCGACAAGTATGTGGCAGGTGAAAATGCAGGCTACCCAACATTATGTAAAGGCCGTTTTGAAGCGGATATCGACGGTGAACGTAAGCGCTACCATGCACTCGAAGAGCCAACGAGCCTTAACACGCTATCCATGCTGCCTGAATTATTCGCCGCTAATGTCGCTTCAGTGAAAATTGAAGGTCGTCAACGCAGCCCTGCTTATGTAGAACAAGTGACTCGTACTTGGCGTGCTGCCATCGACCGCTACTTAGCAAACCCTGAACAGTACCAAGTAGAACAAGCTTGGAATGCGACACTGGCGAATGTATCTGAAGGTACACAAACCACGCTTGGCGCTTATCACCGTAAATGGCAATAG
- a CDS encoding EAL domain-containing protein, which translates to MPPQQLQHWFTQLTANSPFFFAVLDAQHNYFMVNERYCDIAGLSQTELAGMNDRQTLGEQFYQHLKPYYERAFNGETIEAEVTLNETDLDTSLHFSLSPLTNGKNTDYIVFHAFDTSENQVLVRSLEESEAKFHKLSQLLPDGLLLVENDYILSSNPSAARLLGFNSPTELIGEELGRLFIDEQTKTVFNNSLSSIISESGLVCLTGARCGFERKVQLNIDSTAILGSSTQLVLIQDAQETTKQYTPTNSEDAYIDSLTKLYNRVGFTKRLEQFIHNDTPVVMMYLDIDNFKNINDSLGHHIGDKVIKEVASRLKRLLPRQAVIGHLGGDEFGIILPEPEHPRTAETLAEKIISLINQPFDLHHFSKRLACSIGSVRFPQDGIDARILLQNADTAMYEAKDRGRNRLIKFNEQMNKEARMRLWLEIELQKALQQNGLEVWYQPKVNARDFTINGAEALVRWKHPVEGYISPAAFIPVAERAGLIEQLGRVVMREVFATVKRWKMQGILPGRVAINLSPEQFGNPKLIDYMEKLLRSTELDPSAITFELTESAVMSDSEHTVQMLNAIKKLGFALSIDDFGTGYSSLSYLARFPIDELKIDRAFISDIDTLPKQITVIENIINLGKSLDLTVVAEGVETSEQATLLSNLNCSSIQGFHFYRPQPKQDVEELFAQNRRHKN; encoded by the coding sequence ATGCCTCCCCAGCAACTACAACATTGGTTTACTCAGCTAACTGCAAACAGCCCGTTCTTTTTTGCAGTGCTTGATGCTCAACATAACTACTTTATGGTGAATGAGCGTTATTGCGATATTGCTGGTTTAAGCCAAACTGAGCTTGCAGGCATGAACGACCGCCAAACCCTAGGTGAACAATTCTACCAACACCTCAAACCATACTACGAACGAGCATTCAACGGCGAAACCATTGAAGCCGAAGTCACCCTTAACGAAACTGACCTCGACACAAGCCTCCACTTCAGCTTGTCCCCGCTTACCAATGGCAAGAATACCGATTACATCGTCTTTCACGCTTTCGATACATCAGAAAACCAAGTACTCGTCCGTTCTTTAGAAGAATCCGAAGCCAAGTTTCATAAGCTATCTCAGCTACTACCTGACGGGCTACTACTGGTTGAAAACGACTATATCTTGTCGTCTAACCCATCGGCTGCACGCTTGCTCGGTTTTAACTCTCCCACTGAACTCATCGGTGAAGAGTTAGGACGCTTGTTTATCGATGAACAAACCAAAACGGTCTTTAATAATAGCCTCAGCTCTATTATTTCTGAGTCTGGTTTGGTTTGCTTAACCGGTGCTCGATGTGGCTTTGAACGTAAGGTTCAACTCAACATCGACTCGACTGCGATTCTTGGAAGTAGCACTCAGCTTGTACTCATTCAGGACGCTCAAGAGACCACTAAACAATATACGCCTACCAACAGTGAAGATGCCTACATAGACTCACTCACTAAACTCTACAATCGAGTGGGTTTTACTAAGCGTCTGGAACAGTTCATTCACAATGACACTCCGGTTGTCATGATGTATTTAGATATTGATAACTTTAAGAATATCAATGACTCATTAGGGCATCATATTGGCGACAAAGTGATCAAGGAAGTGGCTTCTCGCCTTAAGCGCCTGCTGCCACGCCAAGCTGTGATTGGGCATCTGGGAGGCGACGAATTTGGTATCATTCTGCCAGAGCCTGAACATCCAAGAACCGCAGAAACACTGGCAGAAAAGATCATTTCGCTGATCAATCAGCCCTTTGACCTTCACCACTTCAGTAAACGCCTAGCTTGTTCAATTGGTAGTGTGCGCTTCCCTCAAGACGGCATCGATGCGCGTATCTTGCTACAAAATGCCGATACCGCGATGTACGAAGCCAAAGATCGTGGTCGCAACCGCTTAATTAAGTTCAACGAACAGATGAACAAAGAAGCGCGCATGCGACTGTGGCTTGAGATCGAACTACAAAAAGCACTCCAGCAAAACGGACTTGAAGTTTGGTATCAGCCAAAGGTGAATGCTCGTGATTTTACCATCAATGGTGCAGAAGCTTTGGTCCGTTGGAAGCACCCTGTTGAAGGCTATATTAGCCCAGCAGCATTTATCCCTGTCGCAGAGCGTGCCGGTCTTATCGAACAACTTGGCCGTGTGGTGATGCGCGAAGTCTTTGCAACCGTGAAGCGTTGGAAGATGCAAGGGATCCTGCCAGGTCGTGTTGCAATCAACCTTTCTCCAGAACAGTTTGGCAACCCTAAACTGATTGATTACATGGAGAAACTACTACGCTCTACTGAGCTAGACCCAAGTGCGATTACCTTTGAGCTCACTGAAAGCGCTGTAATGAGTGACAGTGAACACACTGTACAAATGCTTAATGCGATTAAAAAGCTCGGCTTTGCTCTCTCCATCGATGATTTTGGTACTGGTTACTCTTCTCTGTCTTACTTAGCTCGCTTCCCAATTGATGAGCTTAAAATAGACCGTGCTTTCATCTCGGATATCGATACCCTTCCAAAACAGATCACCGTGATTGAAAACATCATCAACCTTGGTAAATCCCTCGATTTAACCGTAGTTGCAGAAGGTGTCGAGACCAGTGAGCAAGCGACCCTCCTGTCGAACCTCAATTGCAGCTCGATTCAAGGCTTCCACTTCTATCGTCCACAACCAAAACAAGATGTCGAAGAGTTGTTCGCACAAAACCGTCGTCATAAGAACTAA